From a single Chiloscyllium punctatum isolate Juve2018m chromosome 31, sChiPun1.3, whole genome shotgun sequence genomic region:
- the LOC140457016 gene encoding transmembrane protein 151B-like isoform X1: MQSLSGAVNEGNTPSLQDIREEQQRPLKQSLSSSLCRETHWKCLVLTLLMYSCFGVVTWCHLSKVTRLAFNKPYGRESMIYHESPCSSGYVYIPLAFLMMLYVVYLVECWHCYGKSEMQHKVDVNSVYERVQRLQQATPCIWWKAISYHYIRRTRQVTRYRNGDAYTTTQVYHERVNTHLAESEFDYSRHGVRDVSKELLGLGDYPATKLRFTKCFSFASAESETAYLTQRARFFSQNEGFDDYMEAREGMHLKNVDFKEHMLAFSDPKNLPWYVSRYVFWTLSFLVLSWPLRVLVEYRTASVHYHVEKLFGLDEGLLALTPEEAGPYGQRVTRVNTIDMTELEWHIRSNQQLVPSYSEAMLMEASSSGGGTRPRPPSSATAPYPQRCQRCRRTVSSSSLPSAREPCARLPFSRSRLSLGRLQGPGRACLFRSLSGGRFIEAPGSGVRADDEEDEEDEEEPPSYQDAIYFPRLIVHAGSGCQGHQPRQQEGPGSGPDTPL; encoded by the coding sequence CAGCAGAGACCCCTGAAGCAGTCCTTGAGCAGCTCACTGTGCAGGGAGACTCACTGGAAATGCCTGGTCCTGACCCTCCTGATGTACAGCTGCTTTGGTGTGGTGACCTGGTGCCACCTGTCCAAGGTGACCCGGCTGGCCTTCAACAAGCCCTATGGCCGTGAGTCGATGATCTATCACGAGAGCCCATGCTCCAGCGGCTATGTCTACATCCCGCTGGCCTTCCTTATGATGCTGTACGTGGTCTACCTGGTGGAGTGCTGGCACTGCTACGGCAAGAGCGAGATGCAGCACAAGGTGGACGTCAACAGCGTGTACGAGAGAGTGCAGCGCCTCCAGCAGGCCACCCCCTGCATCTGGTGGAAGGCCATCAGCTACCACTACATCCGGCGGACCCGCCAGGTCACCCGCTACCGCAACGGCGACGCCTACACCACCACGCAGGTCTACCACGAGCGGGTCAACACCCACCTGGCCGAGTCGGAATTCGACTACTCGCGGCACGGCGTCCGGGACGTCTCCAAGGAGCTGCTGGGCCTCGGCGACTACCCGGCGACCAAGCTCCGCTTCACCAAGTGCTTCAGCTTCGCCAGCGCCGAGTCCGAGACGGCCTACCTGACCCAGAGGGCCCGCTTCTTCAGCCAGAACGAGGGCTTCGATGACTACATGGAGGCCCGCGAAGGGATGCACCTGAAGAACGTCGACTTCAAGGAGCACATGCTGGCCTTCTCTGACCCCAAGAACCTTCCCTGGTACGTATCCCGCTACGTCTTCTGGACGCTCTCCTTCCTGGTGCTGTCATGGCCGCTCCGGGTGCTGGTGGAGTACCGCACGGCCAGCGTGCACTACCACGTGGAGAAGCTCTTCGGCCTGGACGAGGGGCTGCTGGCCCTCACCCCCGAGGAGGCCGGTCCCTACGGCCAGCGGGTCACCCGGGTCAACACCATTGACATGACCGAGCTGGAGTGGCACATCCGCTCCAACCAGCAGCTGGTGCCCAGCTACTCCGAGGCCATGCTGATGGAGGCGTCTTCCTCTGGAGGGGGCACCAGGCCCCGGCCCCCCTCCTCCGCCACCGCCCCCTACCCCCAGAGGTGCCAGCGCTGCCGCCGGACAGTCAGCAGCTCCTCGCTGCCATCGGCCCGTGAGCCATGTGCCCGCCTGCCCTTCAGCCGCAGCCGCCTCTCGCTAGGCCGGCTCCAGGGCCCAGGCCGTGCCTGCCTCTTCCGGAGCCTGAGCGGAGGGCGTTTCATCGAGGCCCCGGGGTCGGGGGTCAGAGCGGACGACGAGGAAGACGAGGAGGACGAGGAGGAGCCGCCCTCTTACCAGGACGCCATCTACTTCCCGCGCCTCATCGTGCATGCGGGCAGCGGTTGCCAGGGGCACCAGCCCCGGCAACAGGAAGGCCCGGGCTCGGGGCCAGACACACCGTTGTGA
- the LOC140457016 gene encoding transmembrane protein 151B-like isoform X2, whose amino-acid sequence MQSLSGAVNEGNTPSLQDIREEQRPLKQSLSSSLCRETHWKCLVLTLLMYSCFGVVTWCHLSKVTRLAFNKPYGRESMIYHESPCSSGYVYIPLAFLMMLYVVYLVECWHCYGKSEMQHKVDVNSVYERVQRLQQATPCIWWKAISYHYIRRTRQVTRYRNGDAYTTTQVYHERVNTHLAESEFDYSRHGVRDVSKELLGLGDYPATKLRFTKCFSFASAESETAYLTQRARFFSQNEGFDDYMEAREGMHLKNVDFKEHMLAFSDPKNLPWYVSRYVFWTLSFLVLSWPLRVLVEYRTASVHYHVEKLFGLDEGLLALTPEEAGPYGQRVTRVNTIDMTELEWHIRSNQQLVPSYSEAMLMEASSSGGGTRPRPPSSATAPYPQRCQRCRRTVSSSSLPSAREPCARLPFSRSRLSLGRLQGPGRACLFRSLSGGRFIEAPGSGVRADDEEDEEDEEEPPSYQDAIYFPRLIVHAGSGCQGHQPRQQEGPGSGPDTPL is encoded by the coding sequence CAGAGACCCCTGAAGCAGTCCTTGAGCAGCTCACTGTGCAGGGAGACTCACTGGAAATGCCTGGTCCTGACCCTCCTGATGTACAGCTGCTTTGGTGTGGTGACCTGGTGCCACCTGTCCAAGGTGACCCGGCTGGCCTTCAACAAGCCCTATGGCCGTGAGTCGATGATCTATCACGAGAGCCCATGCTCCAGCGGCTATGTCTACATCCCGCTGGCCTTCCTTATGATGCTGTACGTGGTCTACCTGGTGGAGTGCTGGCACTGCTACGGCAAGAGCGAGATGCAGCACAAGGTGGACGTCAACAGCGTGTACGAGAGAGTGCAGCGCCTCCAGCAGGCCACCCCCTGCATCTGGTGGAAGGCCATCAGCTACCACTACATCCGGCGGACCCGCCAGGTCACCCGCTACCGCAACGGCGACGCCTACACCACCACGCAGGTCTACCACGAGCGGGTCAACACCCACCTGGCCGAGTCGGAATTCGACTACTCGCGGCACGGCGTCCGGGACGTCTCCAAGGAGCTGCTGGGCCTCGGCGACTACCCGGCGACCAAGCTCCGCTTCACCAAGTGCTTCAGCTTCGCCAGCGCCGAGTCCGAGACGGCCTACCTGACCCAGAGGGCCCGCTTCTTCAGCCAGAACGAGGGCTTCGATGACTACATGGAGGCCCGCGAAGGGATGCACCTGAAGAACGTCGACTTCAAGGAGCACATGCTGGCCTTCTCTGACCCCAAGAACCTTCCCTGGTACGTATCCCGCTACGTCTTCTGGACGCTCTCCTTCCTGGTGCTGTCATGGCCGCTCCGGGTGCTGGTGGAGTACCGCACGGCCAGCGTGCACTACCACGTGGAGAAGCTCTTCGGCCTGGACGAGGGGCTGCTGGCCCTCACCCCCGAGGAGGCCGGTCCCTACGGCCAGCGGGTCACCCGGGTCAACACCATTGACATGACCGAGCTGGAGTGGCACATCCGCTCCAACCAGCAGCTGGTGCCCAGCTACTCCGAGGCCATGCTGATGGAGGCGTCTTCCTCTGGAGGGGGCACCAGGCCCCGGCCCCCCTCCTCCGCCACCGCCCCCTACCCCCAGAGGTGCCAGCGCTGCCGCCGGACAGTCAGCAGCTCCTCGCTGCCATCGGCCCGTGAGCCATGTGCCCGCCTGCCCTTCAGCCGCAGCCGCCTCTCGCTAGGCCGGCTCCAGGGCCCAGGCCGTGCCTGCCTCTTCCGGAGCCTGAGCGGAGGGCGTTTCATCGAGGCCCCGGGGTCGGGGGTCAGAGCGGACGACGAGGAAGACGAGGAGGACGAGGAGGAGCCGCCCTCTTACCAGGACGCCATCTACTTCCCGCGCCTCATCGTGCATGCGGGCAGCGGTTGCCAGGGGCACCAGCCCCGGCAACAGGAAGGCCCGGGCTCGGGGCCAGACACACCGTTGTGA